A segment of the Peptoclostridium acidaminophilum DSM 3953 genome:
CGCAAAAAGACGTGGAAGACATAATTTTTGGAATACAAAACGACATTGACTTTATAGCGGTTTCATTTACCAGAAAAGCGGCTGATGTGCTGGACATAAGAAGAGTGCTCGAGCAAAACGGCGGAGACCATATCAAGATAATCGCAAAGATAGAGAATGCAGAAGGCGTGGCAAATGCTGACGACATAATGAAGGTTGCCGACGGACTCATGGTGGCAAGGGGAGACCTTGGTGTTGAAATACCTGCCGAGGAAGTGCCGCTTGTGCAAAAAAGGCTCATAAAAAAATGCAATGTTGCCGGCAAGCCAGTAATTACGGCAACGCAGATGCTCGACTCCATGATAAGAAATCCCAGACCTACAAGGGCAGAGGTCGCTGATGTTGCAAATGCCATATTTGACGGCACAGATGCCATAATGCTATCGGGAGAGACCGCGGCAGGCAAGTATCCGCTGGAAGCAGTAAGTACAATGAGCAATATAGCCATTACAATAGAAAAATCAATCAATCATGAAAAGCTCTACAAAAGAGTTGCTGACAGCAAGAATTCGGGTGTCACAAATGCCGTAAGCCGAGCCACCTGCTCCAGTGCGTGGGAGCTTGGAGCAAGCGGAATAATAACTGCGACATCATCAGGTCTTACAGCGAGAATGGTATCCAGGTTCAGGCCAAGGTGCCGGATAATCGCAGTGACTTCCTCTGAAAGCGTGCTCAGAAGCCTTTCGCTGGTGTGGGGAGTAAGCCCCATATTGTCAAAAAAATTCGATTCCACCGATATACTCATAGAGGATGCAATCAGCCGCTCTCTCGAGAAGGAATACATAAAGCCAGGAGAACTGGTAGTGATAACTGCCGGAGTTCCAGTAGGAATAGCAGGAGGTACGAACTTGATGAAGGTGCATATAGTGGGAGAAGTGCTGGCAAAAGGGACGGGTATTGGAAGGGTTGTTGCGGAAGGCAGGGCTTGCATAGCTTCGACCGCGGAGGAATGCGGCGTGAAATTTAAAGAAGGCGATGTGCTTGTATGCGTATCCACGGATGCCGATATGAATCAATACATGGAGCTTTCGTCGGCAATCATAACCGAGGAGGGAGGCCTGACAAGCCACGCAGCAATAGTTGGGCTCAATCTTGGCAAGCCTGTTATAGTGTCTGTAAAAGATGCGACTTTGAGCATAAATGACGGTGAAATCATTACAATTGATACACCAAGAGGCATAATATACAGGGGAAGTGTAAGGGTTTTATAGGAATATAAGGGGAATTATTCCTGAAAACACTAAAATATTGTTAAATAAATAATAAAATTTAAAAAGTTGCGAAAAAAGTTTTTAACGGATAAAAGATGGGTAAAAAACTATTCGAGGAGGTGGAATGAACAAAAGCATGTCTCGCGGAATATTGTTTTTTGAATCGCAATTATCGCGAGAATGAATGTTTTGAATTTTCTGAAAACTAGACAATGAGAGTTTTTTCACAAAGTTCAAAAAGTTCTGAATTGTATAAAAAAAAATTGATATTTTGGTATATCGATAGTATAATCAATATAGCAAAGTATGAATTTTAAAAAAACAATTGATTCAGCAAAACTCAATCACAAAAAGGAGGGACACATTATGGCAGAACAGCAACAAAGAGAAGAGTGGGGGTCGAAGATTGGACTTATTCTTGCCATGGCAGGTAACGCAGTAGGTCTAGGTAACTTCTGGAGATTCCCTTATCAGGCTGCTAAAAATGGCGGCGGCGCATTCATGATTCCTTATTTTGGAGCACTTATTCTTTTAGGTTTACCTCTAATGCTTTGCGAATGGCAACTTGGACGTTACGGTGGTAAGTATGGTCACGGTACTCTTGGACCTATGGTATACCTACAGGCTAGAGAGGGTCTTAACCCAAAATCGGCGGCTATAATAGCTTCGATTGCAGGTGCTTTTGCATTTGCCGTAACACTGCTGGTTAACTCGTATTACAACCACCTGATAGGCTGGACACTAGGATACGCTGTAATGTCAGTTACGGGCGGATACATGGATACTGCCAAGGGTACTGGCGACATATTCGTTAGCTACATACAAAACCCGGCTCAGGTATTCACTTTCTGGGTAATAGCTCTTGCGGGACTTGCATGGGCGGTTATGAGAGGAGTTCAGGAAGGTATAGAGGCATGGGCAAAGCTCATGATGCCTGTACTTTACGTATTCGGTATAATACTTGCGGTAAGGGCTCTTACTCTTGGGGCGCCTGCAAATCCAGACTGGTCGGCACTTAAAGGTCTTAACTTCGTTTGGAACCCTGATTTTTCAACACTTAACTGGGGATCTGCCCTAGCTGCTGCAGGACAGATATTCTTTACGATGTCGCTTGGTATGGGTATAGTATGTAACTACGCATCATACCTTAAGCCTGAAGATGACGTAGTT
Coding sequences within it:
- the pyk gene encoding pyruvate kinase, whose translation is MQLKKTKIVATIGPASENEAVLEKLIESGLDVCRLNFSHGSHEEHRCRMETIKKIRERLDIPVAIMLDTKGPEIRTGKFKNGRAMLEAKSRFVLTTADVLGDETICSVSYEGITRDVSTGDRILIDDGNISLIVEQVDEDSLTCIVENPGEISDRKGVNIPGAKINLPAVTQKDVEDIIFGIQNDIDFIAVSFTRKAADVLDIRRVLEQNGGDHIKIIAKIENAEGVANADDIMKVADGLMVARGDLGVEIPAEEVPLVQKRLIKKCNVAGKPVITATQMLDSMIRNPRPTRAEVADVANAIFDGTDAIMLSGETAAGKYPLEAVSTMSNIAITIEKSINHEKLYKRVADSKNSGVTNAVSRATCSSAWELGASGIITATSSGLTARMVSRFRPRCRIIAVTSSESVLRSLSLVWGVSPILSKKFDSTDILIEDAISRSLEKEYIKPGELVVITAGVPVGIAGGTNLMKVHIVGEVLAKGTGIGRVVAEGRACIASTAEECGVKFKEGDVLVCVSTDADMNQYMELSSAIITEEGGLTSHAAIVGLNLGKPVIVSVKDATLSINDGEIITIDTPRGIIYRGSVRVL
- a CDS encoding sodium-dependent transporter; protein product: MAEQQQREEWGSKIGLILAMAGNAVGLGNFWRFPYQAAKNGGGAFMIPYFGALILLGLPLMLCEWQLGRYGGKYGHGTLGPMVYLQAREGLNPKSAAIIASIAGAFAFAVTLLVNSYYNHLIGWTLGYAVMSVTGGYMDTAKGTGDIFVSYIQNPAQVFTFWVIALAGLAWAVMRGVQEGIEAWAKLMMPVLYVFGIILAVRALTLGAPANPDWSALKGLNFVWNPDFSTLNWGSALAAAGQIFFTMSLGMGIVCNYASYLKPEDDVVVSSVAMISLNEFAEIVLGGSIVIPIAYAFLGPDGISAGVGLSFIAFPNVFRVMAGGQIFGALWFFLLFFAGFTSAIAMYNYLVALLEEDLGIERKKGAIYIFLAYIVVGLPVGLESILTKTADLAYFTEVDNWVGSYLLLVLGLIEVCVVAFFMKEKALTEINKGALWRVPSWFFNLFIRGITPVTLTIVLFFSTKTYIDAGYFRIVPSFVEQTPVLVPWVQAARVVIFLVLLVGFLQSYKSIKTKYGKELESGKVSVYVD